GGTGGCACGCGAACCTGGCGGTACCCGGCTGTCGTTTTCGTGCAATAACGACATCACCCAGGACACCCTGGACGCGGTGCAGTCGCTGGGGCTGCCACGCCCGTTGCTGGTGGCCGAGGTCGACCCGCAATTGCCCTGGATCGGCGGCACCGCTGCGGTAGACGCGGCGTTCTTCGATATGGTCATCGACCTGCCCGGCCCCTCGCCGCGCCTGTTCGGCTTGCCGCGGCAGCCGGTGAGCAGCGTCGATTACGCCATCGGGCTGTACGCAAGCACCCTGGTGCGCGATGGCGGCACCTTGCAGATCGGCATCGGCACGCTGGCCGACGCCCTCAGCCATGCACTGGTTCTGCGCCACACCGATAACGCTACCTATCGCCACGTGCTGCAGGCACTGGACCCCGAACTTGCAACGCATCCGGCCGTGCAGGCCAGCGGCGGGCTGGAGCCCTTCGCGATCGGCCTGTATGGCTGCAGCGAGATGCTCAACGAAGGTTTCAAACAGTTGGTGGACAGTGGCGTGATCCGCCGCAAGGTGCACGACGACCTGCCGCTGATGCAACGCATTGCTGATGGCAGTGCCGATACCGACGACCAGGCACGCCTGGCACGCGAAGGCGAATTCCTGCATGGCGCGTTCTATCTCGGCTCGCCAGACTTCTACCAGTGGTTGCGCACACTCGACCAACAGACCCGCGATGCCATCGGCATGCGCCGCATCAGCGAGATCAATCAGCTCTATGGTGGCAACGAAGCGCTGGAACGCCTGCAACGGCACGATGCGCGTTTCTTCAACTCCTGCATGATGGCCACCGCGCTGGGTGCGGCGGTCTCCGATGGCCTGGAGGATGGCCGCGTGGTGTCCGGTGTCGGTGGCCAGTACAACTTCGTTGCGATGGCGCATGCGTTGCCGCAGGCGCGCAGCATGCTGATGCTGCGCGCCACCCGCGACGCCGATTCGCGGGCGGCCAGCAATGTGCGTTGGAATTACGGCCACACCACCATCCCGCGCCACCTGCGCGATCTCTATATCACCGAATACGGCATCGCCGACCTGCGCCACAAGACCGATCAGGAATGCGTGGCGGAGATGGCCAGCATTTGCGATGCGCGCTTTCAGGACGCGCTGCTGACGCAGGCAGCGCGCTCACGCAAGCTGCGGGCCACCCCGAAACTGCCTGCACGCGCGCAACGCAACACGCCCGACGTCCTGGAGCAGGCATTGGCTCCGTTTCGCCGCGACGGCAGCCTGCCCGACTACCCGCTGGGCAGCGATTTCACCGAGGTCGAACAGCATTTACTGCGTGGCTTGACCTGGCTCAAAGCTGCGACGGCCACTCCTGGCAGCAAGGCTGCAACCGCGGCGCGGGCCGTGCTCGCGCGCGGAGCGTTGCAGGCCGATGAGGCGGCATGTTTGGAGCGCATGGCGCTGGATGCGCCGCGCAGCCTCGGCGAGCGCCTGCAAAGACGGCTGCTTGTGCATGCCTTGCGCAAAACGTCAAAGCAGTAACAACCGCTTTAACGGTGCAGCGGAACTGCTGGCAATCCGGCCATCAGGGCTGTGGCGGGGCAGCGCTGCTCGCCTATGCGGTGAACCGTCCGCTGCGTGGCTGCGAGCGGTGCGATTGCACGTTCGCCATGATGCCGAAAGCTGCACGCCGGTTGGTCAGATCGCACATGGCAACACCTGCATCTTCCAGCGGCATGACAGATGAAGGAAGCAGCGAGGCAACGCGAGTCGAGGCAATGTGATCGCATCCTCGCCATGCCGTCGATGCGCGGTGTCTCCAGTCAGCCCGCGTGCAGTCATTTCACGCAGCAAACGCACGCGGCTGCGGCAAGGTGCGCCCATGCCTTCTCCGGACCCGCTTATGCCACCACGCTCCTACGCTCGTGTCTGCTTGCTCGCCCTGGCGCTTGGCGCTTGGTTGCCCTTAAGGGCGCAAGCCTCGCAGGCTACACCTGCACCTGCACCTGCACCTGCACCTGCACCTGCACCTGCAGCTACCGCAACGCCTGCGGCGAAGGATGTCGCAACCGGCCCGCGTTCGGACCTGCACGCACAGGTGCTGCTCGACCGCGCGCATTTCTCGCCCGGCCAGATCGATGGCGAACTCGGATCCAACCAGAAACGTGCGGTGTCCGGGTTTCAGGCAGCGCACGACATCAAGGTGACCGGGGAGCTCGATGACGCAACCTGGCAGGCATTGCAGGCAGACACCACGCCGGCGCTGGTGCAATACACCCTCACCGAGGCCGACGTGGCAGGACCATTCCAGCCGATTCCCAAAGGTCCGGCCGAGCAGGCCAAGCTGCCCGCGCTGGGCTACGCTTCGGTCGATGAGGCGCTGGGCGAACGCTTCCACGCCGATCCCGCGTTGCTGCGCCAACTCAATCCCCGTGTGGATCTGGGCAAGGCCGGTGGCGTGATCCAGGTACCCAACATCGATGGCGTTGCACCGCTCGCCAAGCCGGCCAAGCTGGTGGTCGATAAATCCGACTCGACGCTGCGCCTGTTCGATGCCGGCGACAAGGTGTATGCGCAATTTCCGGTGTCCTCCGGCAGCAAGCACGACCCGCTGCCGATCGGGCGCTGGAAGATCCTCGGCATCTCGCGCGACCCGGTGTTCAAATACAACCCCAAATTGTTCTGGGATGCGAAGAAGGGTGATAAGAAAGCCACGCTTCCGTCGGGCCCCAACAATCCGGTAGGCCGCGTGTGGATCGATCTGTCCAAGCCGCATTACGGCCTGCACGGCACGCCGGAGCCCGGCCATGTGGGCAAGACCGAATCGCACGGCTGCGTGCGCCTGACCAACTGGGATGTGGTGAACCTGGCCAGCGTGGTCGGCCCATCGATTCCGGTGGTGATGCAGGAGTAAGCATGAAACTGCTGATGATCCTGATGGCGGGTATGGCGATCGGTGCAGGCGGCTATTGGTGGCTGGAACGTCATGCACCGGAGGCAAAGGTGCCGCCTGCCGCAAGTGCATCGCCCGCCGCGGCCTCAGCGTCCACCCGCATGCAAGGTGCGGCGTCCTCTGCCCCTGTGGTTGCAGCTGCGCGGCCCGCCGATCCCGCCGCTGCGACCACGGCACCGGCGTCCCAAATGTCCAACGCTTCAGCAGTGGCCTCTGCTGCATCAGCGGGCGCTGAGGGTTCGGACACCAGTGCCGGCCTGCTGATCCCGGTGCAAGGTGTCGCCAAAAACCAACTGCAGGACACCTTCACCGACGCACGCAGCGAGGGCCGCGTGCACGATGCCATCGATATCCTCGCGCCCGCTGGCACACCTGTGCTCGCCGTCGCCGACGGCACGGTCGAGAAGCTGTTCGACAGCGAACGTGGCGGCTTGACCGTGTATCAGTTCGAGCCGGGTGGCATGTATTGCTATTACTATGCGCACCTGCAGCGGTACGCCGACGGCCTCGCGGAGAAGCAATGGATCAAACGCGGCCAGGTTATCGGCTACGTCGGCAGCACCGGCAATGCGAATCCGGCCGCGCCGCATCTGCATTTCGAAATCCACCGCCTTGGACCGGAGAAGCAGTGGTGGAAGGGAGACGCCTTCAATCCCTATCCCGTCCTGCATGGCGACCAGCCGCTGCAGTAAGCCGCTGCCTGCACGCCACTGGGGAGTGCGCACGCCTGCCGACGAGATCGGTGCCGATGCCGATGCCGAAACGGTGACACTGCTGTGCCATTGCATGGCGATCCAACCACTTCGCGTGGCGTGCACGCAGCCACAGCGCTCCTCCATGCGATGCACAGTGGCGCTCATGGACTGGGGTTGCGCAGATGATGGCACCGCATCTGCAGCCTCTGGTTGCTTGAACAGCATGCGTCTAGGCAGAGCCTGCTGCACCATGGCCGACGGCATCATGCGAGTGAAGGTGGCAGGGCAGTTCTCGCATCGCAGTTGTTGCGTTGTTGACGGCCATGCGTCCCACACCGCACTGCCGTGTCCCCGACCACGCCGTACGCTTTTCGGTGCGCAACGCCTCTGCATTCGCCGGACGCCGTGCTTGTTGGACGTGCGTCTGGCAGGCGCGCTGCGCACTGTGCAAGCCGCAAACCCGGGACACCCAAACGGCACAGACATCGTTCGCAGGATGCCTGCGCCCATGGTGGCCGCGCACTGACTGTCACAGACGCCCAATGCCTGCCCGACCAGAAGTGTGCAACTGCCAGACCCGCACTCGTTGCATGACGTCTGCAAGCCGCGGCAGCCCAGCCCTACATAAAAGCGCAGGCACCTTTCACAAAGTGCCTGCGCCATGTTTCAACCGGACCGAGCGTCAGCAACGCCCGATGCCGCGCTCGCTCAGAACGAATAGTTGAAGGTCAGCATGCCGTTGCGCGACGCGCCCCAGGCACCATAGCCGCCGTTGAACTGCGAGTAGTAGCGCTTGTCGAGCAGGTTGTCGACATTGAGCTGCACCGAGAACTGCGGCGACAGGCGATAGCGTGCGAATGCGCTGACCAGTGCATAGGCACCCTGCTGGAAGGTGCCGTACACCGGGTCCACGTAGTAGGAGCGGTTCTGCCAGTTGACGCCGCCACCCACGGTCAGGTCGCTCCACGCACCTTGCGGGGTGTAGCTATTGAACAGCTTTAGGGTGGTGCGCGGCAGATGCGTGTTGATCGAGGTGCCGCTGTCGTCGCGCGCGGTGTAGTGCGACGCACCGAAGGTGGCATTCCAGCCCTGGGTCAGGCGCCCGGATACTTCGAAATCGAAGCCTTCGCTGACCACACCGTTGGCTGCCACGAACGCAGACTCGCTGCTGCCCGGCACAAAGCCGCCAGTGGCCACGCCCAGGTTGTCCTGCTCGATGCGGAACAGAGCGAGCGAGGCATTGAGCTGATCGTCGAACCACGCGGCCTTGACGCCGGCCTCGTAGCCCTTTCCGCTCAACGGATCCAGGTAGCCGCCGTTGGCATCGCGCAAGGTCTGCGGATTGAAGATTTCGGTGTAGCTGACGTAGGTCGACCACACGTCGTTGATGGCGTAGACCAGACCGGCGTACGGGGTCACTTCGGTCTGGCTGTCGGAGAACGGCGCTAGCCCCTGCGCCGCATCGAAGTTGCCGCCATCGATCTGCCAATCGGTATAGCGCGCGCCCACCAGCAACTTCAGCGGATCGGCCAGCGAGAAGCGTGCAGCAACGTAGGCGGCCTTCTGCTTGATGGTGCCGGTGCTCTGCACCGTGCGCGGGCTCCAGTTGGGCTCCGGGTAGGCACCGGTCCAGCCGAGGTAGCTGTCCAGCGGCGCCGGGAAATCGAAGGTGCCGTTATTGACGTACTCGCGGCGGTTGTAGCTGGCGCCGGCCACCACCTGATGCTCGCGGCCGAACAGCTGGAACGGACCTTCCGCATAGACATCGGCACCATCGGCCTTGCGCTCGGTCTGGTAGTTGCCCGAATACGGCACCACGCCGCCGCCGGTGGCGCGGTCGAAGCCGAAGATCGTGTAGTACGGATAGAACAGGTGATTGGCCGCTTCGGTCTTCTCGTGGCTCACGTTGGCCTTGAGGGTCCAACCGCTGTCGAAGCTCTGTTGCAGGCTGGCGAAGGTGCGCTGCAGACGCGTATCCCAGAACGTCCAATCGGCGGCCGGGTTGAACGAACGATCGTAGTTGGTGCGGGTGCCATCGCTATAGAACAGCGGGAAGCCACCCCAGGTGACATCATCCGATTCCTTCTTCTGGTATTCGTAACCCACGCTCAGCAAGGTGCTGTCGGTGAGGTCGGCATCGATGATTGCCGAGCCGATCTTCTTGCGCAGGTTGTAGCGATCCATCTCCGATTCGCCGTCCTGATACACACCGACCACACGTGCGCGCACGGTGCCTTCAGGGCTCAGCGGCACGGTGACATCGGCCACGCTGCGGGTCTTGTTGAAGTCGCCACCACCCACCGACACGGTGCCGATGAAGTCGCGGCTCACCGCATGCTTGCGCACCAGATTGATCGAGGCCGACGGGTTGCCCGAACCGGTCAACAGACCGGTCGCGCCACGCACCACTTCCACGCGGTCGTACAACGCCACGTCCAGCGCCGAATCGCCGTAGCTCCAGGCCTGCTCCATGTACGCCGGAATGCCGTCGAACTGGTAGTTGTCGATGTAGAAACCACGCGCATAGAACTCCAGCCGCTCGCTGTCGCTCTGCGCGACCGAAATACCGGAGACGTTGTTGAGCACGTCGGTGATGCTCTGCAGGTTCTGGTCGTCCATGCGCTCGCGCGTGACCACCGTGACCGACTGCGGAATCTCGCGCAGCGACAGGTTCATGCGCGTGCCGGCGGTGGTCTTTTCCACCGTGTAACCCTTGACCTGCTCGCCCTGCACATTCAGCCGATCCAGGGTGGTGACCTCCGCGTCGCCGGCCGGCGTTTCGGCCAGCGCCTGTCCTGCTGTCAAGGTGCACAGCGCGGCGAACACCGCATGCGACAGCGCGCGCGGGCGCAGCGTAGTGGGAAGGAGACGCATTACGGTAGGACGATTCATCACAGCTCCGGCACGGACAGTCGAGGGCATCCATCACGGCAGCGCCGGACGGCGAATAAAGAGGGAGGACGCGCCACGCAACCGTGGCAGCGCACCATTTTAATGGGAATGATTCACATTTTAAACAGGCGGCATAGGGTCAGGCCGTAACGAGATCCAACTAAGCGGACGCGACCGAGGTGTTGATCGCCGCCAGCGGCCCAGGTTGGGCAATCGCCTGGGGTGCGCTGGCGCATGTGGCAAGACACACGAGTGCATTCCGGGCTTGAAGACTCTCCTGAAAGCAACGGCGACATCACCGGCAAGTTACGACGACCCGCAAAAGGCCAGGCCCCCACTCCGGTCAAGATGAACTTTGCCGCCAGCACCTGCCTCCATGCCCTCCGCGCCGCCAGGCATGATCTACATTGCGGCGCCGCCCGTGCACCAGCACCACTTCAACGCGCCGCAGTACTGCGCGGGGCAGTGAAAGAATTGCTGCCGCTACCGCGCACCGGGATCATCGCCAGGACCACACCTCGCACCCGGTCCGTGACATCGCGCATGCCAAACGCACGATGCGGCATGCAACCACCATAAAAAAAACGCCAGCTTTCGCCAGCGTTTTTTGTCCAAAGCAACGCACCGCCGTTACAGCGCCTTTGCTGCTTCCACCACGTGTTCTGCAGTGATCTTGAAGTAGGCATACAGTTGATCGGCCGGTGCCGAGGCGCCGAAGGTGTCGATGCCGACCACATCGCCATCCAGGCCCACGTACTTGCGCCAGAAGCCGGTCACGCCCGCTTCCACCGCCACGCGCTTGCGCACGGCGTTCGGCAGCACCGACTCACGGTACGCGGCGTCCTGGCGATCGAACACATCGGTCGACGGCATCGAAACAACGCGAGTCTTCAGCCCAGCCGCATCCAGGGTCGGCTTGGCTTCCACTGCCAGCCCGACTTCCGAGCCGGTGGCGATCAGGATCACGTCCGGCGTACCGCCTTCGGCATCGGCCAACACGTAGCCACCGCGTTCGATCAACTTGATCTGCTCGACGCTGCGCGGCTGATGCTGCAGGTTCTGGCGGCTGAAGATCAGGCAGCTCGGGCCGTCCTTGCGGGTAATGGCCGCCTTCCAGCTCACTGCCGATTCCACCGCATCGCCCGGGCGCCACACATCGTTGTTGGGGATGTAGCGCAGCGAGGCCAGGTGTTCCACCGGCTGATGGGTCGGGCCGTCTTCGCCCAGGCCGATCGAGTCATGCGTGTACACGTGGATGGCATGCGCCGGGTTCAGCGCGCTCATGCGCACGCCATTGCGTGCGTAGTCGCTGAACACCAGGAAGGTGGCGTCGAACGGAATGAAGCCGCCATGCAGCGCGAGACCATTGGCAATGGCGGTCATGCCGAACTCGCGCACGCCGTAATACACGTAGTTGGCGTCCGGGTCGTCGGTGGCCACCGACTTGCTGGCCTTCCACAAGGTCAGGTTGGAATGCGCCAGATCCGCCGAGCCGCCGATCAGTTCCGGCAGCAGCGGCGCGAACGCTTCGATCGCCAGCTGCGAAGCCTTGCGCGAGGCGATGGTCTGGCCATCTTCCTGCGCCTTGGCGATGTAGGCATCGGCCTGGGCGATGAAGTCGGCCGGCAGCTCGCCGTGCGAGCGGCGGGTCAGCTCATCGGCCTCGCTGGCGTACTGCCTGGCGTACTTGTCGAACAGCTGTTCCCACTCGGCCTGGCGCAGCGTGCCGGTGCCGCCTGCGCGCCAGCCGGCGTAGATCTCTTCGGGAATCTCGAACGGGCCGTACGGCCATTCCAGTGCCTTGCGCGCGCCTTCCAGCTCGTTCTTGCCCAGCGGTGCGCCGTGCGAGGATTCCTTGCCGGCCTTGGTCGGCGCACCGAAACCGATCTTGGTGCGGCAGCAGATCAGGGTGGGCTTGTCGCTGTTGTCCAGCGCCGCCTCGATGGCGGCCTTGATCTTCTCGGCGTTGTGCCCATCCACGTCACGGACCACGTGCCAACCATAGGCTTCGAAACGCGCCGGGGTGTCGTCGCTGAACCAGCCGGCCGTATTGCCGTCGATGGAGATCTGGTTGTTGTCCCAGAACGCGACCAGCTTGCCCAGGCCCCAGGTGCCGGCCAGCGATGCGGCTTCGTGCGAGATGCCTTCCATCAGGCAGCCGTCGCCCATGAACACCCAGGTGCGGTGATCGACGATTTCCAGCTCCGGGCGGTTGTAGCGCTGCGCCAGCAACTTCTCTGCCAGCGCGAAACCGACGGCGTTGGCGAAACCCTGGCCGAGCGGGCCGGTGGTGGTCTCCACGCCGGGGGTCTCACTGCGCTCCGGGTGGCCGGCGGTCTTGCTGTGCAGCTGGCGGAACTGCTTGAGCTGTTCGATCGGCAGGTCGTAGCCGGACAGGTGCAGCAACGCGTACTGCAGCATCGACCCATGCCCGTTGGACAGCACGAAACGGTCGCGGTTGAACCACTGCGGGTTATTCGGGTTGTGCCGGTAGAAGTCGTTCCACAGCACTTCGGCGATATCGGCCATGCCCATGGGCATGCCGGGGTGGCCGGACTTGGCGGCTTCGACCGCATCTGCGGCAAGAAAACGGATGGCGTTGGCCAGCTGGCGGCGGGTGGGCTGGGTCATGGGCGTCTATGGAAGCGGAGGGGAACACCGCTGGAAGCGGAGGCCCCTATTCTCCCACACAGCGCGTTAGGGGAATCGGGCATGGAGAGTCGGATGCAGTATTGCCAATTGGTCATGCAATCACACGCGCGCCTAATCACCTTAGCCATACGTGAAGCTCACCGTCACACCCCGGGCCCGCACCAGCCCGCTTTACCCATTCCCCACTCCCGATTCCCTATTCCTCGCCCTTGGCCACCAAGGTCGTCAGCGCCAGATCCCCGGTCACGTTCAACGCCGTGCGGCACATGTCCAGGAAGTGGTTGACGCCCAGGATCATGCCGATGCCGACCGGGTTGACCCCCACCATCGCGCAGATCAGCGCCACCACCGGCAGCGAGCCGGACGGCACGCCGGCGGTGCCGATCCCACCCAGGATGCAGACCAGCATCACCATGAATTGCTGGCCGAGGCTCAAGTCCACGTTGAAGAACTGCGCCAGGAAGATCACCGTCACGCCTTCGAACAGTGCGGTGCCGTTCTGGTTGGCGGTGGCGCCCACCGTCAGCACGAAGCGCGACACCCGCGGCGGCAGGCCCATCTCGTCGGCCACGCGCAGGGCGGTGGGCAGGGTCGCGTTGCTGGACGCAGTGGAGAACGCCATCAACGTGGCTTCCTGCGTCTGCTTGAAGAACCCCAGCGGCGAGCGCCCGGCGAACTTCACCGCCAGCCCGTAGCTCACCACCATGTGCAGCCCCAACGCCAGCACGACCACGCCCACGTAGGCGCCCAGGCGGATCACCAGATCGAAGCCGAACAACGCGGCCAGGTTGAACATGAAGCAGGCCACCGCATACGGCGCTAATCGGATCACCAGGCCGATCAGGGTCATCGAGATTTCGAAGATGCCCTCGATGGCGCGCTTGAGCGTGGCCACCTTTTCCTCGGCGGTCAGCACCATGCCCACGCCGAACATCACCGCAAAGAACATCAGCGACAGGATCGCGCCATTGCTGGACGCGGCGGCAATCACGTTGCTGGGCACGATCGACAGCAGCATGTCCATGCCCTGCGGCTGGGTGCCGGAGCTGGAGATGATCTCGCGGGTGCGTTCGGCGTTTTCCTGGATCAGCTGATTGGCCAGCTGCGGGTCCACGCCCGCACCGGGCTTGAGCACATTGACCAGCACCAGACCGAGCAGCACTGCAATGCCGGACAGCACGACGGTGTAGCCCAGGGTGCGCCAGCCCACGCGGCCCAGCGCGCGGATGTCGCCCATGTCGGAGATGCCCATCACCAGTGCCGAAAACAGCAGCGGCACGATCAGCATGAAGATCAGATTGAGGAAGATCTGCGAGAACGGCGTAGTCACGTATTTGGTCGCCAGGCGCACCCCGTCGGCATCGCTGCCGGCCAGATAGTAGACGGCCAGACCCAGTACCAGGCCCACGGCAAAGCCAATACCCATCTTCCAATGCAGGGGCAGGCCCGGGCGGCGTGCGGCTGGGGATGCAGTCATCTGGTCGGCCTTAGGGTGAACACAAAGACCGGAGCTTAACAAATGCCATCGGTGCGACCACGCGTGGGCCTGGATGACGACACAGACCAGCAGCTACCGTGCTGCCTGGTTGGTTCGACCTGGCGTAGACCGCCACGCGAGCCATAGCGTCGGCCTCTGATCGCAGGCAGTCATCTGCTAGCCTGGATGGCGCGCAGGATTGCAGCAGACCAATGGTCGATGCCGATTCCGGACACCGGCCACGCCTGCCTGGCGGCGCGGCAGGGGTGTTGGCCGTTCTAGAAGTGATAGCCAATGACCGAGAAAATGGATGTCTTGATCTGTCCGTCGCCGCCTTGCGCTGCACCGCCGAGGTATTGGCCGGCACCGACGAAGGGATCGTTGCGCCCAATCAGCAGCTCGGTGGAAATCTGCAACGCAGCGCGCTTCCAGGCGACTCCCAGCGTCAAGCGCTCGCTGTCCTGGAATGCGGCCCGGTCTTTGAAGAAGCGTGAATAGCTGGCGTACGTGTTGAATGATTCGCTCCCCAGGGTGACCGGCATGCCAACTTCCGCAAACACCACGGTACCGCGGGTTGCGATGTTGTACGACGCATCGAAGCCACCGACGGTGACAACGTCAGGGTTCCGCACTCCCGCCAGATTGATTTGCTGGCGTGCCGCAAGCAACTTCGCTGTCCAGGAAGCGGCCACCAGCTTGAGACTGGCCGCATACGCCAAACGCTCACCATCGCGATGACCGACGAGTCCGCTTTCGTCCACCAGCCGGGAGTGCAGGCCGGACACTGAGGCAGTGAGTTTCGCATCGCGATAGCTGGCTACATCCCAATCGTAGGTGGCGGCCAGCAGATCGCGTTCGGAGGTACTCGTCCCATCGGGTACGTAACCGTCGGCCTGCACGAACGTGGTGGAGTAGCGGGCACCATCGCGGCTGAGACCCTTGCCGTCCGGCGTTGAGATCGGGTAGTAGCCGGTGGACAGGCGATATCCTGGCCCGTCGTGCTTGTAGGTGATGCCCGGGGCATACACTTCTTCAAGACCGATCACGAATCCAATGCTACCCAACACCTGCGCACCCCAGTACTGATCGTCCAGTACCACCGGCTGCAGGCCTACCGCGATGCGATCGCCATTGGCAAGCCGGCGCCCGGCATACGCCTGCAGTGGGAAACCCACCTCGCCTGGATAGTTGCGATATCCGGAGGCGGTTGGATACAGAAAGCTTCCGCCATAGAAGCGGTACTGCGCTGACGCAAAATAATCGCGGCCGTCGAAGTCGGCTTTCAGGATGAAGGTGTCGAACGAAAGATGATCGGAGGTCCGCCGTTGGCCGCCACCGCCGACATCGTTGAAACGCACGTCCCAACGTGCGCGCAACACCGCACCGGCCGTCCAGCCGGCCGGCGCCACGGTCGCTGGAGTCGCATGTTCCACTGTCTGCGCTTGCACGCGGGCAGAACACACCAAAGCCAGTGCCAAGGCATTCGCGTACAGGCGTAATGGCAGGCGGGAGGGCAAAGCAAAACGATGAGCAATGGCCATGTTGAGATCCCCGGACATGTGCGCAGACGGAAGGCAACCGCAGCCCTTCCGCCCTTCACGGCGGCAAGGCCACTGCATGACGGAATGCCGCGTTTACGCCGGGTCAGCCGTATCGAACTCGGCGATCGCTTCCCGGGCGATGCGGAAGCTATCCACGGCCGCCGGCACGCCGCAGTAGACCGCCACCTGCAGCAGCGCTTCACGGATTTTTTCGCGGGGGACACCATTGCGCAGCGCGCCTTGCACGTGGATCTTCAGCTCGTGCGGCCGGTTCAAGGCGGAAATCATCGCCAGGTTGATCAGACTCCGCTCGGAGCGGGCCAGATCGCTGCGCGCCCACACCGTGCCCCAGCAATATTCCGTGACCAATTCCTGCAGCGGCTGGCTGAAGGCATCGGCCTGTGCCAACGCGCGATCCACATAAGCATCGCCAAGCACTTCACGTCGAATCTGCAGGCCTTTCTCAAATCGTGCGTCGCTCATGGTGTCATGCCTCCGAAGATGGTGTACTTGATGTCCAGGAAGTCTTCGATACCGTACTTTGATCCTTCGCGGCCCAGGCCGGACTGCTTGATGCCGCCGAACGGCGCGACCTCGTTGGAGATGGCGGCACGGTTGATGCCAACCATGCCGTAGTCCAGTTGCTCACTCATGCGCCAGGCCCGGGCCAGATCGCGGGTATAGCAGTAGGCGGCCAAACCTGAATCGGTATCGTTGGCCAGTGCCACGGCCTCGCTTTCAGTGTGGAAGCGGAAGACCGCCGCCAGCGGCCCGAAGGTTTCATCACGGGCTACCTGCATGTCCGAGACCGCGTCGGCAATCAGGGTCGGCGCGTAGAAACATTCACCGGCCGGCAAGATGTGCCCGCCCGCAAGTAGCCGCCCGCCCTTGGCCAGCGCGTCATCCACATGCGACTGCACCTTGGCCACTGCTGCCGGATTGATCAGTGGGCCCACGTCGGTGTCGGCATCCTCACCGGAGCCAACCTTGAGCATGGTGATGCGCGCCTTGAGCGCGCTTAAAAAGACGTCGTAGACGGCATCCTGCACCAGGAAGCGATTCACGCAGACGCAGGTCTGGCCAGCATTGCGAAACTTGGCCAGCATGGCGCCATCTACGGCAGCCGGGATGTCCGCATCGTCGAACACGATGAAGGGCGCATTGCCACCCAACTCCAGCGAAACCTTCTTGATGGTCTTCGCGGCCTTGCCATACAACAGACGCCCAATGGGAGTGGAGCCGGTGAAGGTGAACTTGCGCACCTCGGTGCTTTCAAAGAACGCTTCGCCGATGGCTTGCGCGTTGCCGGTCACCACGCTGAGCATCGCCGGCGGCACTCCCGCCTGCAGGGCCAGGTCGGCCAGCGCCAGCGCGGTGTACGGTGTTTCAGCCGCAGGCTTGACGATGCAGGGGCACCCAGCCGCGAGTGCCGGAGCCAGCTTGCGGGTAATCATCGCGGCGGGGAAATTCCACGGCGTGACCGCTGCGACTACGCCGATGGGCTGCTTGGTCACCATGATGCGTGCGTCGCCATGCGGACTGGGAATGATGTCGCCGTAGACGCGTT
The window above is part of the Xanthomonas cassavae CFBP 4642 genome. Proteins encoded here:
- a CDS encoding dicarboxylate/amino acid:cation symporter, encoding MTASPAARRPGLPLHWKMGIGFAVGLVLGLAVYYLAGSDADGVRLATKYVTTPFSQIFLNLIFMLIVPLLFSALVMGISDMGDIRALGRVGWRTLGYTVVLSGIAVLLGLVLVNVLKPGAGVDPQLANQLIQENAERTREIISSSGTQPQGMDMLLSIVPSNVIAAASSNGAILSLMFFAVMFGVGMVLTAEEKVATLKRAIEGIFEISMTLIGLVIRLAPYAVACFMFNLAALFGFDLVIRLGAYVGVVVLALGLHMVVSYGLAVKFAGRSPLGFFKQTQEATLMAFSTASSNATLPTALRVADEMGLPPRVSRFVLTVGATANQNGTALFEGVTVIFLAQFFNVDLSLGQQFMVMLVCILGGIGTAGVPSGSLPVVALICAMVGVNPVGIGMILGVNHFLDMCRTALNVTGDLALTTLVAKGEE
- a CDS encoding NAD-dependent succinate-semialdehyde dehydrogenase translates to MDVQSFALFHQKALIAGTWCAADDGQTDDIFNPATQCVIGTVPRMAGEETRRAIALAQAQWPQWRSRTAQERSDILKRWLQLMIDHADELAAILTLEQGKPRAEARAEVVYAASFVEWFAEEAKRVYGDIIPSPHGDARIMVTKQPIGVVAAVTPWNFPAAMITRKLAPALAAGCPCIVKPAAETPYTALALADLALQAGVPPAMLSVVTGNAQAIGEAFFESTEVRKFTFTGSTPIGRLLYGKAAKTIKKVSLELGGNAPFIVFDDADIPAAVDGAMLAKFRNAGQTCVCVNRFLVQDAVYDVFLSALKARITMLKVGSGEDADTDVGPLINPAAVAKVQSHVDDALAKGGRLLAGGHILPAGECFYAPTLIADAVSDMQVARDETFGPLAAVFRFHTESEAVALANDTDSGLAAYCYTRDLARAWRMSEQLDYGMVGINRAAISNEVAPFGGIKQSGLGREGSKYGIEDFLDIKYTIFGGMTP
- the pcaC gene encoding 4-carboxymuconolactone decarboxylase — translated: MSDARFEKGLQIRREVLGDAYVDRALAQADAFSQPLQELVTEYCWGTVWARSDLARSERSLINLAMISALNRPHELKIHVQGALRNGVPREKIREALLQVAVYCGVPAAVDSFRIAREAIAEFDTADPA
- the tkt gene encoding transketolase; its protein translation is MTQPTRRQLANAIRFLAADAVEAAKSGHPGMPMGMADIAEVLWNDFYRHNPNNPQWFNRDRFVLSNGHGSMLQYALLHLSGYDLPIEQLKQFRQLHSKTAGHPERSETPGVETTTGPLGQGFANAVGFALAEKLLAQRYNRPELEIVDHRTWVFMGDGCLMEGISHEAASLAGTWGLGKLVAFWDNNQISIDGNTAGWFSDDTPARFEAYGWHVVRDVDGHNAEKIKAAIEAALDNSDKPTLICCRTKIGFGAPTKAGKESSHGAPLGKNELEGARKALEWPYGPFEIPEEIYAGWRAGGTGTLRQAEWEQLFDKYARQYASEADELTRRSHGELPADFIAQADAYIAKAQEDGQTIASRKASQLAIEAFAPLLPELIGGSADLAHSNLTLWKASKSVATDDPDANYVYYGVREFGMTAIANGLALHGGFIPFDATFLVFSDYARNGVRMSALNPAHAIHVYTHDSIGLGEDGPTHQPVEHLASLRYIPNNDVWRPGDAVESAVSWKAAITRKDGPSCLIFSRQNLQHQPRSVEQIKLIERGGYVLADAEGGTPDVILIATGSEVGLAVEAKPTLDAAGLKTRVVSMPSTDVFDRQDAAYRESVLPNAVRKRVAVEAGVTGFWRKYVGLDGDVVGIDTFGASAPADQLYAYFKITAEHVVEAAKAL